A genomic region of Salvelinus alpinus chromosome 12, SLU_Salpinus.1, whole genome shotgun sequence contains the following coding sequences:
- the LOC139535644 gene encoding ataxin-7-like isoform X2 gives MGRSSSGTSTSSKILKPAKEKLPGIQQRPHFPPFRVLNDKILTPAVKVEKMRLKVDSSAKLVQVPSVHLSSSSSSTVSSSSPLKPGLNCPSIPKAPLLAPGQIPNGKGHLSLSALEKKQDNSASSRQHLYKRLSEREFNPDIHCGVLDMTARKPCTRSLTCKTHSLSQRRAVLGRRKRFDTLLAEHKSKARERELQHPHPLQTTPLREPHPSPSRLAPHHDAHQVAHGNGATDATKPLAFGKPKPHNLGLPRLNCIISDGGGGTPGDPHHATSAPDGGSRLSSDEGENDEREEGTDKLDCHYSGYHPRPAAFCTFGSQLFGRSCYSFDRRWDRMRCALTAMMDKHVNTQMWKKIPFALENSSSSSSAPAHRITTNSLSSSHGSAPASGFLSPSSAPLPPPYTQSYDSKSVLSYGTTLNARASPQGAADHPAYSAAQARQVSSSPQMPSAHSSVPSLSSGRPLKSRSSGKSFRPRESSSTAAITNSTSGGSSGGSSSSSLSSGKKRKNSSLPTSSHATTYSSESSSSSNTTSSSFKKNCTVHSGSSGSTYHHASLVPSSSSSSHSGVHSVGLNCGPNARTNSLSLKAEPSGPAGLSGPGVRGPPSGSPAESIKRMSVVMNSSDSTLSLGPFVHQASEHHSSFSHAHTDGRLEGKKRKGSPAVSSINSGGGGGGGPGRPKVAKSPAINNIHSKHGRTIPGATGLPNNSLIHQPKARP, from the exons ATGGGCCGCTCTTCCAGTGGGACCAGCACCTCGTCCAAAATCCTCAAACCAGCCAAAGAGAAGCTACCAGGCATCCAGCAGAGACCTCACTTCCCTCCCTTCAGGGTGCTCAACGACAAGAT cCTGACCCCTGCAGTCAAAGTGGAGAAGATGCGTCTGAAGGTGGATTCGTCAGCCAAGCTGGTGCAGGTTCCCTCGGTCCACTTATCGTCCTCCTCCAGCAGCACTGTGAGCTCCTCGTCACCCCTGAAGCCAGGCCTTAACTGTCCCTCCATACCAAAGGCTCCCCTGCTTGCCCCCGGCCAGATCCCCAACGGCAAgggccacctctccctctctgccttggAAAAGAAGCAGGACAACAGCGCCAGTAGCAGACAACACCTCTACAAGAGACTGTCAG aaCGTGAGTTTAATCCAGATATCCACTGTGGGGTCCTGGATATGACAGCTCGGAAGCCATGCACACGATCCCTAACATGCAAG ACACATTCCCTAAGCCAGCGGAGGGCAGTGCTGGGCCGGAGGAAACGCTTCGACACACTGTTGGCCGAGCACAAAAGCAAAGCCCGGGAACGGGAACTGCAGCACCCCCACCCTCTGCAGACCACCCCTCTCAGGGaaccccacccctccccctcacGGCTCGCCCCCCACCACGACGCCCACCAGGTCGCTCATGGCAACGGAGCCACCGACGCCACCAAGCCTTTGGCGTTTGGCAAGCCCAAACCTCACAATCTTGGTCTTCCACG ACTGAACTGCATTATCTCTGATGGAGGTGGTGGTACCCCCGGAGACCCCCACCACGCTACGTCCGCTCCTGACGGGGGCTCCCGCCTGTCCAGTGACGAGGGGGAGAACGATGAGCGGGAGGAGGGCACAGACAAACTGGACTGTCACTATTCAGGTTACCACCCACGGCCGGCAGCT TTTTGTACCTTTGGAAGTCAACTGTTTGGGAGAAGCTGCTACTCGTTTGACCGGCGCTGGGATCGAATGCGATGTGCTCTTACTGCCATGATGGACAAGCACGTCAACACTCAGATGTGGAA AAAAATCCCTTTCGCCTTGGAgaactcctcctcttcttcctctgcgcCGGCCCACAGGATAACCACAAACTCCTTGTCCTCATCACACGGTAGCGCCCCTGCTTCGGGCTTCCTCAGCCCCTCCTCTGCACCCCTTCCACCCCCCTACACTCAGTCCTACGACAGCAAGTCTGTGCTCTCGTACGGGACCACCTTAAACGCCCGTGCCTCCCCCCAGGGCGCGGCCGACCACCCTGCCTACAGTGCAGCACAGGCCAGACAAGTGTCTTCGTCGCCCCAGATGCCTTCAGCCCACTCCTcggtcccctccctgtcctcaggACGACCGCTCAAGTCCAGATCCAGCGGCAAGTCCTTCAGACCCCGGGAGTCCTCCTCCACAGCTGCCATAACCAACTCCACCAGTGGGGGCAGCAGTGgaggaagcagcagcagcagcctcagCTCGGGTAAGAAGAGGAAGAACAGCTCCCTCCCTACATCGTCTCACGCTACCACCTACTCCTCAgagtcctcttcctcctccaacaccACCTCTTCCTCCTTCAAAAAGAACTGCACAGTTCACAGTGGCAGCTCAGGGAGCACGTACCACCATGCCTCGCtagtcccctcctcctcctcctcttctcacagCGGCGTCCACAGTGTGGGACTCAACTGTGGCCCCAACGCCCGGACCAACTCCCTCAGTCTGAAGGCAGAGCCGTCGGGGCCAGCGGGGTTGTCGGGGCCCGGGGTCAGAGGCCCCCCCTCGGGCAGCCCGGCCGAGTCTATCAAGAGGATGAGTGTAGTGATGAACAGCAGTGACTCCACCCTCTCCCTGGGGCCCTTTGTCCACCAGGCCTCAGAGCACCACAGCAGCTTCAGCCATGCCCACACTGACGGCCGCCTGGAGGGGAAGAAACGCAAGGGCTCCCCCGCTGTCAGCTCCATCAACAGTGGAGGGGGCGGTGGCGGGGGGCCGGGCAGGCCCAAAGTGGCCAAGTCTCCAGCCATCAACAACATCCACAGCAAACATGGACGCACAATCCCAGGAGCCACGGGGCTCCCCAACAACTCCCTCATCCATCAG ccaaagGCCCGCCCCTGA